In the Glycine max cultivar Williams 82 chromosome 19, Glycine_max_v4.0, whole genome shotgun sequence genome, CAGAAGAAGTGCTTAGTAAGACAGTTGAGGCCTGTGATCGAGCTCTTGATCTTGACTCAGCAaagaagaaagttcttgatTTCGTTGAGAGTAGAATGGGCTACATTGCACCTAATCTTTCTGCTATAGTTGGGAGTGCTGTTGCAGCTAAACTCATGGGGACAGCTGGTGGTCTAGCATCTCTTGCAAAGATGCCTGCTTGTAATGTTCAGCTTCTTGGTGCCAAGAAAAAGAATCTTGCTGGGTTCTCCACAGCAACATCTCAATTTCGTGTAGGTTACCTTGAGCAAACAGAAATATTTCAGACTACTCCTCCTTCTCTAAGGATGCGAGCATGCCGACTCCTGGCTGCAAAGTCTACACTTGCAGCCCGAGTAGATTCAATACGTGGGGATCCATCTGGAAAGACTGGAAGGGCTTTCAAGGATGAGATTcacaaaaaaattgagaagtggCAGGAGCCCCCTCCTGCTAAGCAACCAAAACCGCTTCCAGTTCCAGATTCTGAGCCTAAAAAGAAGAGAGGTGGTCGTCGTCTTAGGAAGATGAAGGAAAGGTTAGCATTCTTTAAACTTATTTGTACTGTATTTTTTAGTTGCAGGGTTGAGGGTATGTTTTCTTTATgccttttgcttttgtttttttttttcatgacctGTTGATTCTTTTGTCAGGTATGCAATAACAGACATGAGGAAGTTAGCCAATAGGATGCAATTTGGAGTCCCAGAAGAGAGTTCATTAGGTAATTTTACCAGATTTCACTTGTCCTGGTCTGATTTACATTTCGCAATTCATTTTTTTGCTGCGTgcattcatatttattattgtgAATATgcagtaataataattattattgtgatttatatttattatattaaaaatatagggAATTAGGAATTGGATGGATGGGGAAAAAGAGAATATACAGTAGTGAGAATTTGAATAATTATGATGTTGTGAGAGTGATACAAAACTATGTTATGAACCAATAAGCTGGACCACATGAGGAATGTGAAGGATTAGAGGGGTAAAAGGAATGCGATGTTCTGTTAGGATGTTAGTAAAGAAGAGGAGTGGAGAATCTCTGATATGTAGTTCCGCTAGTTATCTTCTGTGATTTGTTTTATCTGTATTACACATCAGAGATTCCATTGATCTTTATATTTACTCTGATATTGAATCAGCACAGAAGATAACTAgctgtttctatttttgttctggTAATTCTGGTCTGTTTCTTAACAATTATTGCTCCTACTATACTAATAATTGATGCACCAAATATACATGAGCGAAATTAACGATGCAAAGGTTAAGAAATTctgatattttatattcaagTGGAAATTATCAAAATGTTTCAAACGGGTGGAATGTAAAGGCAGCCAAAGGCAGCCAACCCTAGGTTGGGCTGCCTTTACAAATgaaaaatagtgaaaaataagatgaaaattaGAAACATGTTGAAATAGCAATTTTTGGTTTTGGAAGTACAAGTATAAAAACTAGTACAATAGGACAATAGGTAGGATATTCTGCTTCTAAATTATAATAGTCCATGTCTATAATCCAGGTCAAATTACAAGGGTAGTAAGAGGGTAAAGCAATTACAAGCCTAGTCAAATTGCTCTTCTAACATAATAAGTTCCTTAAGTATGAAATCCTTGGGAAACTTAAATGTAAAAATGTCAATCtccttattttcttatatttttatgcttttgaattaTAGGAGATGGTCTGGGTGAGGGCTATGGAATGCTTGGTCAGGCTGGCAGTGGCAAGCTTCGTGTGTCTGTTGGTCAAAGCAAACTTGCAGCAAAAGTTGCTAAAAAGTAAGTGCTTCTTGTTGCTTTTAGTCAATTAGTTCTATATATCTTATTGTTTTCTAGTTATTTGATTGTGTTGCAAGATGCTAAATTATCATTCTTGTctatatcatattatttatcttaCTGATCAGAATGACAATTCTGATGGACTATTTTCATTTGTCAGATTCAAGGAAAAGAATTATGGTAGCAGTGGTGCTACCTCTGGTTTGACATCAAGTCTTGCATTCACACCAGTGCAGGTTAGTGCACTTTGTTTCTGTAGATTTTCTCCTGCTCTTTAGGACCATAATTAGTATAAAAGTTGTCAATTTTGCACAAGATGGTTATGGGAAGCTGTGAATGGAACCATTGTAAAAGCATGAGAAGCTAAAAAGGAAATTTAGCGACAGAAACCAGTGGGTTACTTCCCTACTGCTATTGCTACAGATTTATAAGACAGCTACAAGGTGGGCAAGAAGATATATAGGTGTTTGACTATTAC is a window encoding:
- the LOC100818919 gene encoding U4/U6 small nuclear ribonucleoprotein Prp31 homolog; this translates as MATLADSFLADLDELSDNEAEIPEDNDVDAADMEEDVDGDLADLENLNYDDLDSVSKLQKTQRYTDVIQKVEEALNKKESEVLFQVVDIEDDPEYQLIVDCNALSVDIENEIVIIHNFIRDKYRLKFPELESLVHHPIDYARVVKKIGNEMDLTLVDLEGLLPSAIIMVVSVTASTTTGKPLPEEVLSKTVEACDRALDLDSAKKKVLDFVESRMGYIAPNLSAIVGSAVAAKLMGTAGGLASLAKMPACNVQLLGAKKKNLAGFSTATSQFRVGYLEQTEIFQTTPPSLRMRACRLLAAKSTLAARVDSIRGDPSGKTGRAFKDEIHKKIEKWQEPPPAKQPKPLPVPDSEPKKKRGGRRLRKMKERYAITDMRKLANRMQFGVPEESSLGDGLGEGYGMLGQAGSGKLRVSVGQSKLAAKVAKKFKEKNYGSSGATSGLTSSLAFTPVQGIELSNPQAHAHQLGSGTQSTYFSETGTFSKIKRT